The Microcaecilia unicolor chromosome 6, aMicUni1.1, whole genome shotgun sequence genome includes a window with the following:
- the DPM2 gene encoding dolichol phosphate-mannose biosynthesis regulatory protein produces MATKTDQLVGFSILGFSLALFTYCSVWIIALPFIDSDHVIHSYFLPREFSVLLPLVAGLLLLLSVGFFISFVMWKNWRPKKKYE; encoded by the exons GCCACGAAGACTGACCAGCTGGTGGGTTTCAGCATCCTAGGCTTCAGCCTTGCTCTTTTCACGTATTGCAGCGTCTGGATTATTGCTTTG CCCTTTATTGACAGTGATCATGTGATCCACAGTTATTTTCTGCCCAGGGAATTTTCGGTACTTCTCCCTTTGGTAGCAGGACTCCTCTTGCTGTTATCTGTTG GGTTCTTTATTTCCTTTGTGATGTGGAAGAACTGGAGACCCAAGAAGAAGTATGAGTAA